The DNA window ttatttctttagatagttatttcaatttatttttgttaaaataaactcAAATTTAAAACGGAGGCAAAAATATTAGAACACAGTGAAAAACGGGCGGTACACGTTCAGACGTTGCTATGAGACGTGTTGCCGGCGTAACGACACCGAAGCGGAGACGCCAAACTGTACGTCTAGCCATGAACCTTTCACAGGACTTTGCGAGGAGGTTTCGTTAAATCATGGGAAACACAGAGAGCTCCAGTCACAATGTTTGAACGTTGTGGTTTACGGCCAGAGATGAGAGAGGTTGTGGCCTGCGCTATGACTCAGCTAGAAGGCTACACTGATAGACTTAGCTTAGCTGGCTAACTAACTTGCTAACTAATGGTGATATAACAACTGCTGTGCATGTGAGTCTCCCACAATGAcggaataaaatgaaaaataaggcCCTAAAACACATACAGCATAAATATATTGATGGTTTGTCAAATGCAATATATTACATAGAAATAGGTACATTTCACAACAGCTAAAAACTTAATTAATGCTAAAAACAGCGTGCTAAAGTAAGTGTCACAAATATCTGTTTTTCATGGCAGAAAATTGTTTTCCACTCACACAGAAACCCCTGTCTTCATATTTGAACATTATTTGTATTCTATGAGTTTAATAAAATCAGTCCTCACAGAAAATTCCCCGTCCCAGAcgcaatataataataaaaaaatatatatacatatactgAATGTGCAGGAGGCTAAAATAGCGAATCTGAGGGGTAATTGAGTTTTCAGTTTATAATACAATTTTTTCACTCTACACCTAAGCacaatttcaatatttttctctTGCATTCAGCCTCTAAGCACctaaaattgctttttttcagGAACCATGGCCGCCAAATACAGTTTATTATTGAATGCAGTGTCCTCTGTAACCCCAGATCTATAGTTCCTCCTCCTACCGGCCTTCATTACCTGAAAATAAGGCTGTCCTGGCCTGGTATTGGCCGCTGGGtgtatcatttgtgtttgtaatCGCACCAGAGTGCAGCTGGCTCAGTTTTATAGAATCTGGAGAACAATAGGTTTCTAGGATATACGCTTTTATAAACACAGAAGGCGCTCAGACTCCCCTCAGCTGGAGcttgagctggaggagaaagtaAGATGGAAAATCGGTCTATTGAAAgctgaggagaagaaagaggaggaaactGGGACTAGTTTATTCCACCAGTTAATGGCACAGAGGAAGGACCGGGAGGAAGATGGggtatttaatgtatttaattttaGATGGATGGGAACATTgagcaaaaatgttgttttcctgGCTTTCTGTAAGATGTAGGaaagcaaaaaatacacaatatgtCTAACAATTCATGGTGTAGATATTGAACTGTAAATTCTAAACGTGCACCTGATATTGATCCTCCCTTCTGTGTGTATAAATGTGCCTCCCTGCAGGGCAAAGCACATTCTGCTGTCATCACTCTGCAGGCTTTTCAGACTCTTCTCCTTTGTCTCCACAGAAGATCGTGCTACAGCGGCTGATAATGATTGCTCGGCTCCCCGCGATCCTGCTGATAGGACAGAACTGGGAGGTCAGCCAGCAATTACCCTATAGCTCCACAGACTGATGGACTAATCACCTGATAGCAATTTAATCCAGTGTTCCTTCAGAGGAAATGAACACTGGTGGTATTCTGTTCGATTTTGTACATTTATAGTTGTAAAGGCTACTGTAGAAGTATAAATATGAAGTGAAATGAAAGACACATCAGTTTAAtctctttaaatgtatttttaactcTTAAAAATAACCCAACATGTTCACTTAAACACACAAATTAtgaaattttcattgaaaatttgagataaaatatttttttcccttcaaataaaaattataGGATGTTAGGTCAAAATTTTGaattaaaacatcaacatttgTACTTGTTTGTCAAGCTTTTGAGCATTAACATTTTagcatacaaatcaaattatgTAAAAGTATGAGATGGTAAATCCAAATGTTTACTTACAAATTGAAATTTTGAAGTATTTATGTCAAAATTATGAGATGAAAAATCCAAATTCTCACTTACAAATCAAAAATGTGAGATAGAGTGAGAGTAGAATAGAATACACGGAGAAACATCGGTTTAATCTTGTTGAACACATTTCAAAATTAGATCAGAATTATGTAAGAATGAGAAATTTCTCTTTTGAACACAGTAGATGAGGTATAAAGTCAAAATTGTGagataaaacatcattttctttttaggTTGAAATCATGAATCAGTGCatcaaaaatgttcatattcaaatcaaaattacattaaaagttcattaaaataaaGAGACAGTAAGTCAATTTTCTGACTTGTATATTAAAACTATATAATAGTCAGAATTCTgagacaaaacataaaaaatacacttaaaagtAAACATTATGAGACAATAAGTCAAAGTTATGAGCCAGTACATCAACATTTTCATACGCAAATCACAATTAAAAGAAAGGAAGGTGAAAGTATGAGACAGGAAGTCCACATTTTCACCTTGAAATCAAATCAATAGAAGTCGAAATTATGAGAGTGGAATGAAATACACAGAGAAAGATCAGTTTCCGCTTGTTGAACACATTTTGAACTTTTCAAAATAAGGCCAAAAATCAAGTCAGAATTATGTAATAGTGAGAAATTTCCCTTTCGAATACAAATGATGAGATATCAAGTCAAAATTGTGAGATAAAGCATCAGATATTTCACTTTTAGATCAAAATTATGAATCAGTGAatgaaaaatgttcatgttCAAATCTAAATTATTAGAAACTACATTCAAATTATGAGACAGTTAGTCAGTTTTTTGACTTACGTATcaaaactatccatccatccattatctagacACCACATAATCCTcatcagggctacatatagagacaaacattcacacctatggacaatttagaatcactgatTAACCTCGGCACATtgttagactgtgggaggaacccAGAGAACACcaatgcatgcacagggagaacatgcaaactccatgcagaaagagcccAGGTCCAAGCCGGAACAGGAACCAcggatcttctagctacaaggcaacagtgctaaccaccaatccactgagTAGCCCTATCGAAACTATAAAATAGTCAAATTTCTCAGATAAAACATGAAAGCTTTCACTTAAAAGTAAACATTATGTGACAATAGGTCAAACTTATGAGCCAGTACATCGATATTTTCAAACACAAATACTAATTCTAACAAAGCCAGGTGAAAGTGTGAGGCAGGAAGTCCACATTTTCAAGTCGAAATTATGAGAGTGTATTGAAATACACAGAGAAACATGAGTTTACTCTTGttgaacacattttcagtctttaaatTCACAGCTGCAGTCGCTGTCTGACCACTGAAAGTCTGCCTCGTTTCCGTTGTTTTGGTGCTTTTACAGCTTTCACACCTCTATGTGTGAATGGGTCTGCAGCGTTTCCTCCTAAGAGCTTCTTTCTGACAAAGATTTGAATAGAAATCCACCATAAAAGCCCCTGGAAAGGCTGgagctgtgtgtttacagcaGAAGTGGGCTTTCATGTTGTCAGACTATCCGAACAGACCGATAgactcttttgttgtttgtttccacTCAGCTCATTACGAGAATCTGAACTTTCAGCTGAACAAACGGTACATATGGGATCACATCACAGGCCTGCTGCTGATCTACCCGTCCTGTCTGCTGCACGTCATCGAAGTAGGTTGTTCTgcaaaataaaaccttttatGATTGAAGTTTGTTTGTGGAATCTCATACTTAcagttttatgtgtgtgtttcttgcaGTCATCCAAAGATATTCTGATTTCTGTTCTGAGAGACCTGACAGTCATGCAACAACAGCCAGACTGGTAATCACTCTTTCTTGAATTATACATGAATTATCCACAATgcacaatattttatttatgtttgccTGTTCAGAAACTCATCTCAAACCGCCCGCTGAGCAAACAAATATAATCACACAGTTGCATTAAGTCACTTCAGATTTGGTAAATGTGACAACAGCTTAGGATAATGTGTGTTTACTGGACCATTTTCAGAGATTTAGCCTGTAGTGTCTCAACCAGCCAGTTTCTGTTAATAAAGCATAACCTGTTACCTCTTTTAAGAAGGTTTCCAAATGTCCACAATGTGCTAGACTTTTTACAGTACTACTGAGTCATTATTAGAAGGTTCACTCTCTGCTTTAGAATTTTGATTAGGTGGAGGCagaagttttcttttttgctgaaattccttAGATCTCACTCTGATTTGGAAAAAGAGACTTGTTGTGTTTCCAAACTGTCCCAAGAGTCCCTTACAGATAGAGCCCAGCTGGTGAACACTTCCTGCATGACATTCTCCTGCTCTCCatcaaataaaagcatgaaaataacccaaaaataataataaagaaaactaaaagaGTGAGTACTCATGCTAAAAGTCTGTAGCATGTTCAGCACAGACGTGAACTAACCgggacgtcacccgttggtttcaacgtcgagaaaatgaagcccggattttgctacttcctggtcgccgttttggattttttggagccagtgacataaaaagcgtcatcaaacagactggaccggagagcaactcagggcaggaccagtcaatgggactgtcaatcaagtatagccacgccccctggctccaccacctgtaacgatttatttaaaattcagtattgatttattttaagatcggccacctgatctctcattttgaccatgaaaactaacggggaaaaaatcctgagctgtagaacatcagtctatcaaattttattttttccaaaaatgaattggggtctatggagaaaaagctttttggagccaaccctagcggacggcgtgatattgcaagtttttaacacttccgggtgggcttcaattttggagccagatgctacgtccatctttatatacagtctatggttcagCATTAGTTCTTCAGAAACCAAACCACTGTACAAATGTCAATTCTAACCAGATGATGGCACTATAGATGCAAATTCACAGGAGCAACCAACACAATTCCTGCTGTGCAACATTAACAGCAAACCTTGCAGCCACAAACCTCATTGTGGTGTTAAAGGAAAACTCATCAAAGTTTAACGTGAATCCATCCAGATCGGGACCAGAGCGGTGGACCGGCTGACAGAGCGACCGACATTTCCATCCCTAGAGTCCCTCAGCTCGCTCGACTAAAAAAAGACTCTACACTCGTATGAATTAATCTTTAAATGGCTTCAGTTTGCAGCCGCAGctttaaatgtttcatcactgctgctgctggatgtttTCACTTGATGACTCCTCCAGGTTCCAATCCATGATAATCCCATAATCATTGTTCTCACGTCCCCTTTTAGTGCCTTGATGGAAGCTAAGATCGTGTTCATGTTCCATAACCCTGAGAGCAGGCTGTTCCAGCAGTGGAGCTACAAGGTTCGTCTTTACTTTGTACTGTATCATAAATTTAAATACTACAGATAGAAACATCACCAGGTTTCTCCTCTCATTCATTCAGATTTTTACTTTATCACCTGTCTGCATGTATTTGTTATGAAACATCATATGAATGAATAAGAGCTGTTTGATTATTTGACTGAAGGTGCTGGACGCAGGTCAGATCACTGGAGACTCTAAAGGACTCGAAGAAGACGAAGCAAACACAGAAACTCTGGTCTGTAGCGTCCTGTCAGTGCTGCAGAAGCTGAGTGAACACCTCGAAATAACCAAGAAGGTGGGTTTTTGACAATTATTTTACTAGATTGTTGCTCTaagccaggggtgtcaaacatgaggcttgcggaccaaaaccggccctccaaaGTGTCCAATCCAGCCCATGGGACGACttttaaagtgtaaaagtgtaaaactataaatttaaaataatttctagaccatgacaagttgttttgatcacaaagtaaaatattagattgttcattgtcttttgtaattttgtgtcttgttttttgtaatattttgtctgacttgtgttgtttgacTAATGTTTTctcgttttgtttttccttttggtcttggttgttttttgtcttatttttgtgttttgctttattcattgttttgtgtatcatttctgtcattctgtgttttttgtctcatttttgttgtttgcgttttgtttgtttctcgcttttgtcatttttgctctcatttgtgtcatttttatgtcttgtttttgtcattcatcaatttttttctcgctttgataactttttttgtctaattttttgtcccttgttttgtttcgtgtcgtttatctaattttttctccgttttgtgtctcatttttgtaatattttgtcttgttttggtagggttttttttccgtctgttgttgttttgatcataaagtaaaacactacatcacttagttccagatagctgtgactaaatattgtgttcttttgtagacactctgtgatctggaagttgtaatgtggaaatgataaactgaggctgaatgttgctgaaattaaacatttttttttcagaaatttcaggttgttcgcAATGTTTCGTAAAaacataattccttaaatgtgaagatttttgcactaaaacaaaggaaaaagttggagttgtggttattatgctgtgattttactggtctctggagatcaaactgggatgaatgtggaaccagaactaaaatgagtttgacatcgcTGCTCAAAGCAGTTCATGGCTCAGATTTTCTCCGTCTGATCCGAGGTTCTTCCTGGGTCAGCGCTGGATGAGACTCCGGAGCTCATCGTCCCTCTGAAGGTTCTGGACAGTCTTTTGTACCGAGACGAACTCCAGAGTCCACAGGAATACATGCAGATGTACGACTCCCCATTAAACGTCAACATCGAGTTTGGTAAGAGGCACTTCCTGTCGGTTGTTTACTCTAAGATAGTCAGTTGATAAGAGCATGCATTGATGTATCGCCGTGTTTTTCTCAATTACCAGGACAAGTCAATCCACGAAACTTCCTCCCCAATGTTTAACTCTCTGGATAAAAGGTCAGTTCATTGAATGACTTCTCTTTTTTAGTGGTGTTTAGCCACACTTATGATTTTGGTGTCATCTCTCCAGGTGTTGAGATGACTGTCTATTTGTTAGTGTTGCTCAGAgcacagaaaaaacagcagcaacatctaGTTACAGATAATCCACAGAACACACCGTCAGCAGTTTACATGGGGATTATTTCTGGTGGTGACAGTGAGGTCTGTAGGGAATTCAGACTGAAAAACCTCATCAGCTACTAGATGGAGCAAGAATTTTTACAGATGCTCATTGTCCTGTGatttttttggcagattttcttggtaaaaaaaattcagaatttCACATATTGAAATTATGGTGCCGACATTTATGGTTTCCAGACAGTGAACCCTTTAGCACCAATATGAGGTTAACGTGCCATTCTTCTTTTTAGAATTGCTGTTCAGTACAATTCAGTTATGCTTTAAGTGCCAGTTCAGGATGTAAGTAATCTCAGGGTTCTTCACATTCTGAGGTGAAGGTCTTACAATATGATATTAGAGAGAAAATCAGTCCTTTAAAGGAGCAGAACCAGGTTCAGCAGAACAAacatctgcctcgactggttgagggtgagagcagagagaaaatcGACACAGACAGAcgacaaacaataaaacaacaaacaccgGGCAGATTGTTAGAGACGCTAGCAGCAGATTAGAAGCAGCTCCAGAGCCAGAGAAACCTGCAGAGACGACAAAACACGAAGcacaggagagagaagacacaaagttaGTGACATGAAATGGTGGCATATAAAGGTGTTAggagtgaaaaaagaaaactacaagAGAGCagctcagtgcatcatgggaaatcCTCCAGCATCACGGGCCGACAGCAGCAGAAGCGATGGTCATGGTCGCCTAAACCAGCTGTATCTTCAACAAACAGTTTGGCTGGATTTACTGTGATCATTACAGCATCTCCAAGCTGCTAATGTGGCTGTAACCTCAccagcagtttgtttttataaaactGTCATAATCACATAAtttatcagagacagaaactgtgaaaacagaaactgtGAAATTTACAGCTTTCGTGTGACGTGCTGGTACGTTTGGAAAATCTGCCTGTTTGTGTAGGACTTAACATGTTGATATCCTGTCTGCATACATGAGGGCATCCTCTGGGTTATCAAGTGGGCGTCCTCCTTCACCGATGTTTTCGCTAGTCGGCCCATGGCACCTCCAGAGGGTTCAGCATGAATCCCAGGTTCACCCCATAGACGGCATCTACTCACCTGAAGGCCCAGGTGGatcctttctcttcatccacagTCACTGATTTCCCttttcagcagctctgcagaggtCCTTAATCGCCTGCCAGTGGGCCTTCCCTTGTACTCCCATCTCCCAGAGAAGCCTGGATGTCGAGGTGCCTATGAAGCCTCTGCAGCCTACTTCGACTGGTTGGACCCTCACCTTCCAGACTCGCTGTTTTGCATCACTGGCAAGCTCCATAGATCTCAGCTTCTTGCACTCATAGGCCTCCTCTACTGAACTCTCCCAGGACACTGTGAGCTCCATGATGTAGACGTGCCAAAGCGAAGCTGATCATAGCACCAGGTCTGGTCAAGAGTTGGTGGATATGATCTCAGGTGGAGGCAGAACTTTTGTCCAGGTCTAGCAGCATCCTCCAATCACAGGCCAAGAGGACCCTCACCTTCCCAGACAAATGTTTCTTGCCTTCGGGTCGACGTGAGTGGAAAGGCATTAACACTCGCATGCTGCCAGACACTTCAGCACCTGGTTGTGCCACAGGTGTATCGTCCTTGAGCGAGGCTGGTCTTGCAGAGCACTACGGTGTGTTTGAGTGCAGCTGGTCGGGCAGAGAGAGCATGTAGGGTCTTCACCGTGCCATTGGTTGGGTCTTGAAGTGATGGTAGGATATCATAGGACACTTGATGGTGAAGCTTGCTCTAAACGTCTCCGTATCTCACAGGTCTTGCAGCGATCTTCCTTCATTTCACTCCTCCCATATCGTCCACGACCCTTGTTTCACCTACACTATGGCTTTTGCACTTCCTGCACCACAAGCTTGCATCTTTGGGAAAGACCAGCCTTGATCTAGGTTGGGGTGATTGGCTCCAAAGACAAGACCACCTCCTTCCTGCTGTACTTGACCTACGATGTCCCTATGTCTGCctttgcctgctctgttgccacTGATGGGAACCACCCTCCAACAGTTGCCAACTTTGGGCAGCTTGAGCTATGATTGGATCGCTTGAATCCTGAGCATCATGAACTGAATCCAAGCTTAAAATTATAATCCTGCATCTAAATGACTTTACTCAACTCAGATACCCACCAGAATTCTGTAAAAATGActtaataataaacacaacCCGCTAAAATCAAGAGTTACGGCTCTCAGATTGAGGGattctgctgaactgcaggcagtgtaaacATATAGCAgagataaacaataaaaataaaagcagcatggctcaaaaatggtaTACAGAGCAGCAaagatacatccagcatggGGAAATTACTCTGCAGTTTTGAGCAGAATAGACTGAAAAATGTGTAATTAGTGATAGGTgttaaaaatagtaaaacatcaataaaagtgGAGATATTTTCATATAGATGTTACTAATACTGGTATCACCTGTGCACGGAAAAATGTTATGTtgaattttttgcaaaataaagaaacttttattgtttcttCTTTCGGCTTTATAGCATTATTCTATTTTTGATTTCAGTTACTTctattcatggttgttctgttttccatagagatgcaggatttacgttgcagtaaaaaaattaacccacagtgactaaaatgtgacaaaaacgcaCAAATTCAGAGggtgaaatgtcatttttcgctgctgttagcttcacaAACACATTCCATACACCTCCAATATCTGGATTAATTCACACATCCGGTGAGGAAATATGTTTGTAAATGAAATTTGCGTGGCCtaccttttttgttgtttcaacaTAAATAATTTCTTCTTTCTGTATGAATCACAGCCTGTTTTAATTGAGATCACTGCATGCTTGATGTTGTTGGCAGGAGTTCTCATCATACTTTTGATTCACCTTCCATTTGCAGAACGAGGCCTTCCTTCACCAGAGAAACCTGGACGTGACTGAAAGCCTCCTAACAtgaatttttaaagttttccttccatttttttccccactcgtTTGGTCCCATTATGCCTCTTTCCGTTGCATGCCCTTAATTATCgataagaaaaacacaaaacatcccagtaatataaaaacatttttaatagttTCAACATTCGGATGaggattattttaaatttttttcctttttatttttaatcttacACTGTGTTCCATTTGGTGACTGAGAGATAGCATGTCCAAGAAAAAGgcatttcctttcatttcaaactttgaaagaGTCCACAGCATCACTACAGTTTGACACCAAGAACTTTTAAATCCAAAAAGAATTCCTTGATCACTTtctgttttcccttttttgtattttggccCCCGTTTACTTGGAActtaagcaaaaacaacaaaaaaagatgaaatggCTGCATGCACCACAGTGTAATCTACAGATCGCACCTGCATgctttttttagcatttctcaTACGATTTCAGTGTAACTTCACGGGAACTTTTCAGCAGATTTTAGTCCTCTGAAAGCGCAGTTTCCTGTCCACAAACAGACGATGGTCTCTGCTTTGATGTGCTTTTTCTCATTTGCTATAGATAAAACGTATGCGGTGGAGACAAACAGGAGATCATGAACGATTTAAACAGAGTCTTGGCAGAACTGATGGAGagtttgacttaaaaaaaa is part of the Acanthochromis polyacanthus isolate Apoly-LR-REF ecotype Palm Island chromosome 19, KAUST_Apoly_ChrSc, whole genome shotgun sequence genome and encodes:
- the LOC110970104 gene encoding LOW QUALITY PROTEIN: testis-expressed protein 47 (The sequence of the model RefSeq protein was modified relative to this genomic sequence to represent the inferred CDS: deleted 2 bases in 1 codon); the protein is MEKLGYRCGSQLELELEEKVRWKIGLLKAEEKKEEETGTSLFHQLMAQRKDREEDGKIVLQRLIMIARLPAPADRTELGAHYENLNFQLNKRYIWDHITGLLLIYPSCLLHVIESSKDILISVLRDLTVMQQQPDCALMEAKIVFMFHNPESRLFQQWSYKVLDAGQITGDSKGLEEDEANTETLVCSVLSVLQKLSEHLEITKKVLPGSALDETPELIVPLKVLDSLLYRDELQSPQEYMQMYDSPLNVNIEFGQVNPRNFLPNV